A genomic region of Streptomyces sp. NBC_00247 contains the following coding sequences:
- a CDS encoding MaoC family dehydratase: MQFGRTFEEFEVGAVYKHWPGKTVTEYDDHLFCLLTMNHHPLHMDSNYAENTTDFGKNVVVGNYVYSLLLGMSVPDVSGKAIANLEVESLRHIAPTFHGDTIYGESTVLDKTPSKSKSDRGIVYVETRGFKQDGTVVCVFRRKVMVPTQEYIEARGGEQPGRPAPD, translated from the coding sequence ATGCAGTTCGGACGCACCTTCGAAGAGTTCGAGGTCGGCGCGGTCTACAAGCACTGGCCGGGCAAGACGGTCACCGAGTACGACGACCACCTGTTCTGCCTGCTGACCATGAACCACCACCCGCTGCACATGGACAGCAACTACGCGGAGAACACGACCGACTTCGGCAAGAACGTGGTCGTCGGCAACTACGTCTACTCGCTGTTGCTGGGCATGTCGGTGCCGGACGTCTCGGGCAAGGCCATCGCCAACCTGGAGGTGGAGTCGCTGCGGCACATCGCGCCCACCTTCCACGGCGACACGATCTACGGCGAGAGCACCGTGCTCGACAAGACGCCGTCGAAGTCGAAGAGCGACCGGGGCATCGTGTACGTCGAGACCCGGGGCTTCAAGCAGGACGGGACTGTCGTCTGCGTCTTCCGGCGCAAGGTGATGGTCCCCACGCAGGAGTACATCGAGGCACGCGGCGGCGAGCAGCCCGGCCGCCCGGCCCCCGACTAG
- a CDS encoding acyl-CoA dehydrogenase family protein: protein MSRLARTAGLTDVQEEILSTVRDFVDKEIIPVATSLEHRDEYPTEIVEGLKELGLFGLMIPEEYGGLGESLLTYALCVEEIARGWMSVSGIINTHFIVAYMLKQHGTQEQKDTFLPRMALGEVRGAFSMSEPSLGSDVSAITSKGVKDGEEYVLDGQKMWLTNGGTSTLVAVLCRSDEGHPEGTPPHKSMTTFLVEKEAGFGEVRPGLTIPGKIDKMGYKGVDTTELIMDGLRIPANRVLGGATGRGFYQMMDGVEVGRVNVAARGCGVAQRAFELGVSYAQQRQTFGKPIAQHQAIQFKLAEMATKVEAAHAMMVNAARKKDSGERNDLEAGMAKYLASEYCKEVVEDAFRIHGGYGFSKEYEIERLYREAPMLLIGEGTAEIQKMIIGRRLLEEYRLQG from the coding sequence ATGAGCCGACTCGCCCGGACCGCAGGTCTGACCGACGTCCAGGAGGAAATCCTCTCCACCGTAAGGGACTTCGTCGACAAGGAGATCATCCCGGTCGCGACCTCCCTGGAGCACCGCGACGAGTACCCGACAGAGATCGTCGAAGGGCTCAAGGAACTGGGCCTGTTCGGGCTGATGATCCCGGAGGAGTACGGCGGACTGGGCGAGTCGCTCCTCACCTACGCGCTCTGCGTGGAGGAGATCGCGCGCGGCTGGATGAGCGTGTCGGGGATCATCAACACCCACTTCATCGTGGCGTACATGCTCAAGCAGCACGGCACGCAGGAGCAGAAGGACACCTTCCTGCCGCGCATGGCGCTCGGCGAGGTGCGCGGCGCCTTCTCGATGTCGGAGCCAAGCCTGGGTTCGGACGTGTCGGCGATCACGTCCAAGGGCGTGAAGGACGGTGAGGAGTACGTCCTCGACGGCCAGAAGATGTGGCTCACCAACGGGGGGACGTCGACCCTGGTGGCCGTTCTCTGCCGGAGTGACGAAGGACACCCCGAGGGGACGCCGCCGCACAAGTCGATGACGACCTTCCTGGTGGAGAAGGAGGCCGGCTTCGGGGAGGTCAGGCCGGGTCTCACCATCCCGGGGAAGATCGACAAGATGGGCTACAAGGGCGTCGACACCACCGAGCTCATCATGGACGGACTACGCATTCCGGCCAATCGGGTCCTGGGCGGCGCCACCGGCCGAGGGTTTTACCAAATGATGGACGGAGTCGAGGTCGGACGGGTCAACGTGGCGGCACGTGGCTGCGGAGTCGCTCAGCGTGCATTCGAATTGGGCGTTTCGTACGCCCAGCAGCGTCAAACTTTCGGAAAACCGATCGCCCAGCACCAGGCCATCCAGTTCAAATTGGCTGAAATGGCCACCAAGGTCGAAGCGGCGCATGCGATGATGGTAAACGCGGCCCGCAAAAAGGACTCCGGGGAACGTAACGACCTGGAGGCAGGGATGGCGAAGTACCTCGCCTCCGAATACTGCAAGGAAGTCGTCGAGGACGCCTTCCGCATCCACGGCGGCTACGGCTTCTCCAAGGAGTACGAGATCGAGCGCCTCTACCGCGAGGCACCGATGCTGCTGATCGGTGAGGGTACCGCCGAGATCCAGAAAATGATCATTGGCCGCCGACTCCTGGAGGAGTACCGCCTGCAGGGTTGA
- a CDS encoding phosphatidylserine decarboxylase, with the protein MPDSPTSANRGGVRIARGASPWLLPTVATAALSLARARKSGRWAAVAVPTTALAAGMLWFFRDPEREITQGRVVSPADGVVQSIMPWKDGRTRVAIFMSPLNVHVNRAPLAGTVTSVEHVPGGFVPAFNKESENNERVVWHFDTELGDIEMIQIAGAVARRIVPYIPRGTKVEQGERIGLIRFGSRVDIYLPEGVEVAVEVGQTTTAGVTRIDRD; encoded by the coding sequence ATGCCCGACAGCCCTACCTCCGCAAACCGCGGCGGGGTCCGCATCGCTCGCGGAGCATCGCCGTGGCTCCTCCCGACCGTCGCCACCGCGGCCCTCAGCCTGGCCCGGGCGCGCAAGTCCGGCCGCTGGGCGGCCGTCGCCGTGCCCACCACCGCGCTCGCGGCGGGCATGCTGTGGTTCTTCCGCGACCCCGAGCGCGAGATCACGCAGGGCCGGGTCGTCTCCCCGGCCGACGGCGTGGTGCAGAGCATCATGCCGTGGAAGGACGGGCGTACCCGCGTCGCGATCTTCATGAGCCCGCTCAACGTCCACGTCAACCGCGCTCCGCTGGCCGGTACCGTGACGTCGGTCGAGCACGTTCCGGGTGGGTTCGTCCCGGCGTTCAACAAGGAGAGCGAGAACAACGAGCGCGTCGTCTGGCACTTCGACACCGAGCTCGGCGACATCGAGATGATCCAGATCGCCGGCGCCGTCGCGCGCCGCATCGTGCCCTACATCCCCCGGGGCACGAAGGTCGAGCAAGGTGAGCGCATCGGTCTGATCCGGTTCGGCTCGCGCGTGGACATCTATCTGCCGGAAGGTGTCGAGGTCGCGGTCGAGGTCGGCCAGACCACCACCGCGGGGGTGACTCGAATTGACCGTGATTGA
- the pssA gene encoding CDP-diacylglycerol--serine O-phosphatidyltransferase, which yields MIDPDTQADWVPEAAEDGAGDDAQDMPLSLRLSIADTLTLGNATCGFMAVYFTTTGILIPHLTGSDESGMARHSAATAVILMLMAAVFDLFDGLVARKLRSSPMGAELDNLSDLISFGLAPAYFVLVYGMVADDAHQRVSALAAIVVLLAVVLRLARFSCVTLKDGMFQGMPSPFGALTVVSIVLLELPFVPTLLAIVGVAWLMVSRVEYPKPRGVLAVAMLGWIVAAMGLLVAWAFDAPGGQLLLQTGCALQVVLGAVIPLFATARRVNTFRGNRREARAAQLP from the coding sequence GTGATTGATCCGGACACCCAGGCCGACTGGGTGCCCGAGGCGGCTGAGGACGGTGCTGGGGACGACGCCCAGGACATGCCCCTCTCACTGCGCCTGTCGATAGCGGACACCCTCACTCTCGGCAACGCCACCTGCGGGTTCATGGCGGTGTACTTCACCACCACGGGCATTCTGATCCCGCATCTCACGGGCAGTGACGAGTCGGGCATGGCGCGTCACTCCGCGGCCACCGCGGTGATCCTGATGCTGATGGCGGCCGTCTTCGATCTCTTCGACGGCCTGGTCGCCCGCAAGCTGCGTTCGTCGCCGATGGGCGCGGAGCTGGACAACCTCTCCGACCTCATCAGCTTCGGTCTCGCGCCGGCGTACTTCGTCCTGGTCTACGGGATGGTCGCGGACGACGCCCACCAGCGGGTGTCGGCGCTCGCGGCGATCGTGGTGCTGCTGGCGGTGGTGCTGCGGCTCGCGCGGTTCTCCTGCGTGACGCTGAAGGACGGCATGTTCCAGGGCATGCCGAGCCCCTTCGGAGCGCTGACGGTCGTCTCGATCGTGCTCCTGGAGCTGCCCTTCGTGCCCACCCTCCTCGCGATCGTCGGGGTGGCGTGGCTCATGGTCAGCCGGGTCGAGTACCCGAAGCCGCGCGGAGTGCTGGCGGTGGCGATGCTCGGCTGGATCGTGGCCGCGATGGGGCTCCTCGTCGCCTGGGCGTTCGACGCGCCGGGCGGTCAGCTGCTCCTTCAGACCGGCTGCGCGCTCCAGGTCGTGCTGGGCGCGGTGATCCCGCTCTTCGCGACCGCGCGGCGCGTGAACACCTTCCGCGGCAACCGGCGAGAGGCTCGCGCGGCCCAGCTGCCGTAG
- a CDS encoding SRPBCC family protein, with product MATQFEAIVEIDRPIDDVYAYLADGENDRDFSPRVQKIEKSPVGPTVVGTTFRSTVKDAGMTTQREFAITELVAPTRVRWQEKSKNVVTAVDGGYDLEPTGNGGTRVRIHNVLEGHGIGKLLVGFAVKAARKDAPAFGLRIKKAVEAALPSR from the coding sequence ATGGCCACGCAATTCGAGGCGATCGTGGAGATCGACCGTCCGATCGACGACGTCTACGCCTATCTCGCCGACGGCGAGAACGACCGGGACTTCAGCCCGCGCGTGCAGAAGATCGAGAAGTCTCCGGTGGGCCCCACGGTCGTCGGCACGACGTTCCGCTCGACGGTCAAGGACGCCGGAATGACCACTCAGCGGGAATTCGCCATCACGGAACTGGTGGCTCCGACCCGGGTCCGCTGGCAGGAGAAGTCGAAGAACGTGGTCACCGCGGTGGACGGCGGCTACGACCTGGAGCCGACCGGAAACGGCGGGACCCGGGTACGGATCCACAACGTCCTCGAAGGCCACGGCATCGGCAAGCTGCTGGTCGGCTTCGCCGTCAAGGCCGCTCGCAAGGACGCGCCCGCCTTCGGTCTCCGTATCAAGAAGGCCGTGGAGGCCGCCCTCCCGAGCCGCTGA
- a CDS encoding UBP-type zinc finger domain-containing protein encodes MALCDDLDRASRDTTPAPPADACADCLAVGRDDWVHLRLCLSCGRVACCDSSPLRHATAHYEASGHPVMRSHEPGEEWRWCFRHEVLG; translated from the coding sequence ATGGCCCTCTGCGACGATCTGGACCGGGCGAGCCGGGACACGACCCCCGCCCCTCCCGCCGACGCCTGCGCCGACTGCCTGGCCGTCGGCAGGGACGACTGGGTGCACCTGCGGCTCTGTCTGAGCTGCGGCCGGGTGGCGTGCTGCGACAGCTCGCCCCTGCGGCACGCGACCGCCCACTACGAGGCGTCCGGGCACCCCGTCATGCGCTCCCACGAGCCGGGCGAGGAGTGGCGCTGGTGCTTCCGCCACGAGGTGCTCGGCTGA
- the rbsK gene encoding ribokinase, whose amino-acid sequence MIAVVGSLNLDLVAPVPRHPVPGETVLGGDIAQHPGGKGANQAVAVARLGAEVSFVGRVGDDDAGQVMTGAVGGQGVDITHVRTTAGTATGRAMIAVSPAGENSIIVSPGANFRLGAADCEAAADVLRRAAVTVLQQEVPDEANHAAARLAGGTVLYNPAPVTPGTTPPPHVDLLVPNRTELAALTGTAVPRTIDEVVASARRLRGAGAVVVTLGGDGVLLLEGTAHLHLPAFRVDPKDTTAAGDCFCGALAVGLSEGRSLAEAARWASAAAALSTTRAGAQSSLPVRGEVEEFLSRQK is encoded by the coding sequence GTGATCGCCGTCGTCGGAAGCCTGAACCTCGACCTCGTCGCCCCCGTACCGCGGCACCCCGTGCCCGGGGAGACCGTGCTGGGCGGGGACATCGCCCAGCACCCCGGTGGGAAGGGCGCCAACCAGGCCGTCGCCGTGGCCCGCCTCGGTGCCGAGGTCTCCTTCGTCGGCCGGGTCGGCGACGACGACGCCGGCCAGGTGATGACCGGCGCCGTGGGCGGCCAAGGCGTCGACATCACGCACGTGCGCACCACCGCCGGCACCGCGACAGGCAGGGCGATGATCGCCGTCTCCCCGGCCGGGGAGAACAGCATCATCGTCAGCCCCGGAGCCAACTTCCGACTGGGCGCGGCCGACTGCGAGGCCGCCGCCGACGTGCTGCGCCGGGCGGCCGTCACCGTCCTCCAGCAGGAGGTTCCCGACGAGGCCAACCACGCCGCCGCCCGCCTGGCCGGCGGGACGGTGCTGTACAACCCGGCGCCGGTGACACCGGGCACCACCCCGCCGCCCCACGTCGACCTGCTGGTGCCCAACCGCACCGAGCTGGCCGCGCTCACCGGGACGGCCGTCCCCCGCACCATCGACGAGGTCGTCGCGTCCGCCCGCCGACTGCGCGGGGCCGGCGCGGTCGTCGTCACCCTCGGCGGCGACGGCGTCCTGCTGCTGGAGGGCACCGCGCATCTGCACCTGCCCGCCTTCCGCGTCGACCCGAAGGACACCACCGCGGCCGGCGACTGCTTCTGCGGCGCGCTCGCGGTGGGGCTCTCCGAGGGCCGCTCCCTCGCGGAGGCCGCCCGTTGGGCGTCGGCCGCCGCGGCGCTGAGCACCACGCGGGCCGGAGCCCAGTCCTCCCTCCCGGTACGGGGCGAGGTCGAGGAGTTCCTCAGCCGCCAGAAGTGA